A genomic window from Desulfurococcaceae archaeon includes:
- a CDS encoding 30S ribosomal protein S17, with product MSVPGRVKNIGIPGINPPERECNDPKCPWHGHLKIRGTILRGVVVKRRMQRAVVVRHEYLHYIPKYMRYERRRRNIRARLPPCIDIKEGDEVIIGETRPLAKTISFVVLGVVKRSGGGGG from the coding sequence GTGAGTGTACCTGGAAGGGTCAAAAACATAGGTATACCGGGAATCAACCCGCCGGAGAGGGAGTGTAATGACCCGAAGTGTCCGTGGCACGGGCATTTGAAAATAAGAGGTACCATACTAAGAGGCGTAGTCGTGAAAAGGAGAATGCAAAGGGCCGTTGTTGTAAGGCACGAGTACCTACACTACATTCCAAAGTACATGAGGTATGAACGTAGAAGAAGAAACATACGCGCAAGGCTACCCCCGTGCATTGACATCAAAGAAGGTGACGAGGTAATAATCGGGGAGACCAGACCCTTAGCTAAGACAATATCTTTTGTGGTGCTCGGTGTCGTTAAAAGGAGCGGTGGGGGTGGTGGGTAA
- a CDS encoding ribonuclease P protein subunit, giving the protein MNIGINEHNIYFHELIGLRVKILQYSDTALIGLEGLIVDETLKTLVIEKRNRERVRVFKANAVFEVTLPSGGKVVIKGIDIIGRPWDRLKKVLSARRR; this is encoded by the coding sequence TTGAACATCGGGATCAACGAACACAACATATACTTCCATGAATTGATAGGGCTTAGAGTTAAGATTTTACAGTACAGCGATACTGCATTGATAGGTTTAGAGGGACTGATAGTGGATGAAACCCTTAAAACGCTTGTAATAGAGAAACGTAACCGTGAAAGGGTGAGGGTCTTTAAGGCCAACGCCGTATTCGAGGTCACGCTTCCCAGTGGCGGAAAAGTAGTTATTAAGGGTATTGACATTATTGGGAGACCATGGGATAGGCTCAAGAAGGTGCTTTCAGCTAGAAGAAGGTGA
- the rpmC gene encoding 50S ribosomal protein L29, with amino-acid sequence MKADEIRRMSVEDRLKKLEELRLELVKLRLQAKMGLLKDTSKIRNTRKDIARIFTVMNEERRRAPR; translated from the coding sequence TTGAAGGCAGATGAAATACGTAGAATGAGCGTGGAAGACAGGTTGAAAAAACTCGAAGAGCTGAGACTAGAACTTGTTAAGTTGAGATTACAAGCTAAAATGGGATTACTCAAAGACACCTCTAAAATAAGAAACACCCGGAAAGACATCGCGAGAATATTCACAGTAATGAATGAAGAGAGAAGGAGAGCACCGCGTTGA
- a CDS encoding 30S ribosomal protein S3, with the protein MVGVGPRIKQYFLSYGLKKVVIDEFLANYFKDSGYADVELYKTPLGHRVVIYAEYPGRLIGRGGTILKKIATILQTRFRLENVNITVSPVTDPDLNARVVAFRIVRALEKGIPFRRVIMFMIRRVMEAGALGCEIIISGKLRGERATYEKLKAGKVYKAGDPVDYIVDRAVARALLKPGVYGVEVVIVKPGVRLPDQVETKELSPAEVERIKQEVGVAG; encoded by the coding sequence GTGGTAGGCGTGGGTCCCCGTATAAAGCAGTATTTCCTCTCATACGGCTTAAAGAAGGTAGTCATTGACGAGTTCTTAGCCAACTACTTTAAAGACTCCGGCTACGCTGACGTAGAACTCTACAAAACCCCACTAGGTCACAGAGTCGTAATATATGCCGAGTATCCCGGCAGGCTCATTGGTAGAGGCGGCACCATCCTCAAGAAGATAGCGACGATCTTGCAGACTAGGTTCAGGCTTGAGAACGTCAACATAACAGTCTCGCCCGTCACCGATCCCGACCTAAACGCGAGGGTTGTGGCGTTTAGGATCGTTAGAGCGCTTGAAAAGGGCATACCGTTTAGAAGGGTCATAATGTTCATGATCCGTAGAGTGATGGAGGCCGGCGCCCTGGGTTGCGAGATCATTATTAGCGGGAAGCTACGCGGCGAGAGGGCAACCTACGAGAAGCTAAAAGCCGGTAAAGTGTACAAGGCGGGCGACCCAGTAGACTATATTGTTGATAGGGCAGTCGCAAGGGCCTTATTAAAGCCGGGCGTGTACGGCGTGGAGGTCGTGATCGTTAAGCCGGGTGTTAGGCTACCCGATCAGGTCGAGACAAAGGAGCTTTCACCAGCCGAAGTGGAGAGAATAAAGCAGGAGGTGGGTGTAGCCGGTTGA
- a CDS encoding 50S ribosomal protein L22, translated as MPTWHYSVKYADESKIAKAVTFDVPVSIKYMREIASTIKGMKLLEAIRFLEDVSKLKQPVPFRRYHGKVSHKRGLADRFKWPAGRYPVKGAKYVLELLKNVKANAENKGLDASKLVIVHVAAHRGITIKRYMPRAFGRATPKYRRTSHVEVIVKEVT; from the coding sequence ATGCCGACCTGGCACTACTCCGTCAAGTACGCCGATGAATCTAAGATCGCGAAGGCGGTGACATTTGACGTCCCCGTATCAATAAAGTACATGCGCGAGATAGCAAGTACCATTAAGGGCATGAAGCTTCTCGAGGCGATCAGGTTTCTAGAGGACGTAAGCAAGCTTAAGCAACCCGTGCCATTTAGGAGGTATCATGGTAAAGTTAGTCATAAACGGGGATTAGCTGACAGGTTCAAGTGGCCTGCTGGCAGATACCCCGTGAAAGGCGCGAAGTATGTACTAGAACTGCTGAAAAACGTGAAAGCAAATGCTGAAAACAAGGGCCTTGATGCGAGTAAGCTGGTGATAGTGCACGTGGCTGCGCATCGAGGCATAACCATTAAGAGGTATATGCCAAGGGCGTTTGGACGTGCAACTCCCAAGTACAGGAGAACCAGCCACGTAGAAGTAATTGTAAAGGAGGTGACTTAA
- a CDS encoding 30S ribosomal protein S19, which yields MPPEWRKFKYKGKALEEILNMSLDEFAQLLPARQRRSLLRGFTKAQIKLLARVRETIKNPELAKKAVIKTHVRDMIILPEMIGLTFAVYNGKEYVQFKVTPEMIGRRLGEFSPTVKRVTHGEPGLKATKSSRFVAVK from the coding sequence ATGCCACCGGAGTGGAGAAAGTTTAAATACAAGGGTAAGGCCCTCGAAGAAATACTTAACATGTCTCTTGATGAATTTGCGCAACTACTACCCGCTAGACAAAGACGTAGCTTGTTAAGGGGCTTTACTAAAGCGCAAATAAAGCTCTTAGCGAGGGTGAGAGAAACAATTAAGAACCCGGAACTAGCCAAGAAGGCTGTAATTAAAACTCACGTGCGCGACATGATTATTTTGCCGGAAATGATCGGCTTAACATTTGCTGTTTACAATGGTAAAGAGTACGTGCAGTTTAAAGTAACGCCAGAAATGATTGGACGCCGTCTCGGAGAGTTCAGCCCTACGGTGAAGCGGGTTACTCACGGCGAGCCGGGCTTAAAGGCTACTAAGAGCAGTAGATTCGTGGCGGTAAAGTAG
- a CDS encoding 50S ribosomal protein L2, whose protein sequence is MGKRIITQRRGRGSPTWRTPDHLHTAPARYPALDPGKTYRGVVRNLIHDPGRWVPIAEVELESGQVFYIPAVEGLYKGQVVHVGPNATIANGNILPLGLVPEGTQVANVERVPGDGGRYARSSGTYAIVLSKTGDKVKVQLPSGKVVEVSSNARATIGVVAGGGRLEKPLLKAGAAFYKWRAKSYWWPRVRGVAMNPVSHPHGGGRHVGRPTTVAKTTPPGRKVGHIAAKRTGRRKGK, encoded by the coding sequence ATGGGTAAGAGGATTATAACTCAAAGACGCGGAAGGGGGTCGCCCACCTGGAGGACGCCAGATCACCTGCACACCGCACCGGCAAGATACCCCGCACTAGATCCCGGTAAAACCTATAGAGGAGTTGTCAGAAACCTCATTCACGATCCAGGTAGATGGGTTCCAATTGCCGAAGTTGAGCTGGAATCTGGACAGGTATTCTATATTCCTGCTGTAGAGGGCTTGTACAAGGGGCAAGTAGTACACGTTGGTCCAAATGCCACGATCGCCAATGGAAATATACTGCCTCTAGGGCTTGTACCCGAGGGTACCCAAGTGGCGAACGTGGAGAGGGTTCCTGGAGATGGAGGCAGGTATGCCAGGTCTAGTGGAACGTATGCTATCGTACTAAGTAAAACAGGTGATAAGGTGAAGGTACAACTACCTAGTGGGAAGGTTGTAGAAGTTTCGAGTAATGCCAGAGCAACCATAGGCGTAGTAGCTGGTGGTGGCAGGCTCGAAAAACCTTTACTAAAGGCCGGCGCCGCGTTCTACAAGTGGAGAGCGAAGAGCTACTGGTGGCCTAGAGTTAGAGGAGTGGCTATGAACCCTGTATCGCACCCGCATGGCGGAGGTAGGCATGTAGGAAGGCCGACAACAGTCGCTAAAACGACTCCACCTGGTCGTAAGGTCGGGCACATTGCCGCTAAAAGAACCGGTAGAAGGAAGGGTAAGTAG
- a CDS encoding 50S ribosomal protein L23, translated as MSGDELEYLAKLIKRPVQSEKALSLIDKQNTLTFITDINATKHDIKRAVEYLLNVKVAEVKTLITPKGEKKAYVKLHPEYKATEVATRLGIM; from the coding sequence ATGAGCGGCGATGAGCTGGAATACTTAGCAAAGCTAATAAAACGACCGGTACAAAGTGAAAAGGCCCTATCACTTATAGATAAGCAGAACACCTTGACATTCATTACCGACATTAATGCTACAAAGCATGATATAAAGCGTGCCGTGGAGTACTTGCTTAATGTCAAGGTAGCCGAAGTCAAAACGCTGATAACCCCTAAAGGCGAGAAGAAGGCGTATGTGAAATTGCACCCCGAGTACAAGGCCACAGAAGTTGCAACAAGACTTGGTATAATGTAG
- the rpl4p gene encoding 50S ribosomal protein L4, translating into MTRVLTGTRDPHLEGARLTVPVYGVLGDVVGEMELPELFYYPIRKDIINRAFLSAFTAMIQPKGRDPLAGKRTTARYWGVGYGLARVPRLPSGVARFVVSARKGHAAFPPRTDRRIHEEVNKNERYMAIVSALAATSRIELVKARGHVFNTEKLPVVVVNEVEDAYSKAKDSKIFLEKVGVWDDIKRSYEKVRIRAGKGKMRGRRYVEPRSVLFILTSYRCPFAKSVRNFPGVDIATPGNLSILHLAPGGIPGRLTVITKRALEELLNKYKVMYI; encoded by the coding sequence GTGACGCGCGTTCTTACAGGTACCAGGGATCCACACTTAGAGGGGGCGAGGTTAACGGTACCAGTATACGGAGTTTTAGGGGATGTAGTCGGTGAGATGGAACTACCAGAGCTTTTCTACTACCCCATAAGAAAGGACATTATTAATAGAGCGTTCTTATCGGCATTCACAGCTATGATACAGCCCAAAGGCAGAGACCCCTTAGCCGGCAAGAGGACAACTGCGAGGTACTGGGGCGTGGGCTACGGGTTGGCGAGGGTCCCGAGACTGCCTAGTGGTGTAGCTAGGTTTGTAGTATCAGCTAGGAAAGGCCATGCCGCGTTTCCGCCGAGAACTGACCGTAGAATACACGAAGAGGTGAATAAGAATGAACGGTACATGGCGATAGTATCGGCGCTCGCTGCAACCTCCAGGATCGAACTAGTCAAGGCTAGAGGGCACGTATTTAATACTGAAAAGCTCCCTGTAGTGGTGGTTAACGAGGTCGAGGATGCGTACTCTAAGGCAAAAGACTCGAAGATCTTCCTCGAGAAAGTCGGCGTATGGGACGATATCAAGAGAAGCTATGAGAAGGTAAGGATTAGGGCTGGAAAGGGCAAAATGCGGGGTAGGAGATATGTAGAGCCTCGAAGCGTGCTCTTTATACTAACTAGCTATCGCTGCCCCTTCGCCAAGTCCGTGAGGAACTTCCCTGGAGTGGATATAGCGACACCAGGTAACCTGAGCATTCTACACCTAGCTCCGGGAGGTATTCCGGGTAGGTTAACGGTGATCACGAAGAGGGCCCTCGAAGAGCTCCTAAACAAGTATAAGGTGATGTACATATGA
- a CDS encoding 50S ribosomal protein L3 yields the protein MGHRKLSAPRHGSLGVRPRKRAEELTPRIKSWPEKSWFDILLEKYGVDASKKGIASKPVLLAYPAYKAGMTHALIVEDRPNTPFTGKEVITPVTILDAPPIVVIGVRAYTTNYDGYLKAVGEVWTSPVDSVLKATEQFYARNPLWGMEPKEVVKKYLLGLRKANHGLVKPDPNGEYGFKFVPEFKEDDFKRVFSGNVVDVHAIVTTIPVLSGIGKKKVEVLEIKIHGKDINEKLEYAKRILGSYLTPFDVFVEGQLVDVIGVTKGHGFQGVVKRFGVKELPRWHKHRKGSRKIGTRGPAFTYSMSETPQAGQTGFHRRTEFNKRILKMNTSGLEVVVKGGFLHYGLVYGPCILLRGSVIGPTKRLLVLRHPIRPRLEWIPLSAPRITYISLESKQGA from the coding sequence TTGGGTCACAGGAAGCTGAGCGCGCCAAGACATGGAAGTCTCGGTGTAAGGCCTAGAAAAAGAGCCGAAGAGCTGACCCCTAGAATAAAGTCTTGGCCCGAGAAAAGCTGGTTCGACATATTGTTGGAGAAGTACGGCGTGGATGCTTCTAAAAAAGGAATAGCGTCGAAACCAGTACTACTCGCTTACCCGGCTTATAAAGCCGGAATGACGCACGCACTCATAGTAGAGGACAGGCCTAACACGCCGTTTACGGGCAAAGAGGTAATTACGCCCGTGACCATACTAGACGCGCCGCCAATAGTGGTGATCGGGGTTAGGGCCTACACCACAAATTACGATGGCTACTTAAAAGCCGTAGGCGAAGTTTGGACAAGCCCCGTAGACTCCGTGCTTAAGGCAACGGAACAGTTCTATGCCCGGAACCCCCTGTGGGGCATGGAACCGAAAGAAGTCGTTAAGAAGTACCTCCTTGGACTCCGAAAGGCTAACCATGGACTCGTTAAGCCCGATCCCAACGGCGAATACGGGTTCAAATTTGTACCCGAATTCAAGGAGGATGACTTCAAGAGAGTGTTCAGCGGCAATGTGGTTGACGTCCACGCGATCGTGACGACCATACCCGTGTTATCGGGAATCGGCAAGAAGAAGGTAGAGGTGCTTGAAATAAAGATTCACGGGAAGGACATCAACGAGAAACTAGAATACGCTAAGAGAATACTTGGATCGTACTTAACACCCTTTGACGTGTTCGTAGAGGGCCAGCTCGTCGACGTTATAGGCGTCACTAAGGGACACGGCTTTCAAGGCGTAGTAAAGAGGTTCGGTGTTAAGGAATTACCAAGGTGGCATAAGCATAGAAAAGGCAGTAGAAAAATAGGTACTCGCGGCCCCGCATTCACGTACTCCATGAGCGAGACTCCTCAAGCAGGACAAACGGGTTTCCACAGAAGAACCGAGTTTAACAAGAGAATACTCAAAATGAATACGAGCGGCCTCGAAGTCGTGGTTAAAGGCGGATTCTTGCACTACGGACTTGTATATGGGCCGTGCATTTTACTTAGAGGATCAGTTATAGGACCTACAAAAAGGTTACTCGTACTCAGGCACCCTATAAGACCCAGACTCGAGTGGATACCGCTCTCCGCCCCTAGGATAACGTACATTAGTCTTGAGAGTAAACAAGGTGCATGA
- a CDS encoding putative RNA uridine N3 methyltransferase has product MVGEITTVLRVALPTSILSVEHALALKSIRIHQVARWSSIFGVYEVVFYKEPSTTSREFKEHKAIIEDHWKYFFTPPYLRKQLVPFKPTLKHVGILPPIRLEIFSVSQRPRAGELRLGYVFRDVDGEVKALVGDNEPYVVLGNCKQDAGILPVIVRSEKERIVECSSEPVYVGPRLAFANCLKELLERYRKVSKHLIATDRKGEYPSTELVESMRGCDIMLLFGSPQHDLFEIASQEGFALRRYVDYVWNTVPRQKVVTVRTEEALIITLGIVNAFLRGI; this is encoded by the coding sequence ATGGTGGGTGAAATCACAACAGTTCTGCGCGTCGCCCTACCTACAAGCATTCTCTCGGTTGAACACGCCCTCGCGTTAAAATCCATAAGAATACACCAAGTTGCACGCTGGTCATCCATTTTCGGGGTCTATGAAGTAGTCTTCTACAAGGAGCCTTCAACAACTAGCAGGGAGTTTAAAGAGCACAAGGCTATAATAGAGGACCACTGGAAATACTTCTTCACACCGCCTTATTTAAGGAAGCAGCTAGTACCCTTTAAGCCTACATTAAAGCACGTTGGTATCTTGCCCCCAATAAGGCTTGAGATATTCAGTGTAAGTCAAAGACCCAGAGCTGGAGAGCTGCGACTAGGCTACGTGTTCAGGGATGTAGACGGTGAAGTTAAAGCGCTAGTTGGGGATAACGAGCCCTACGTAGTATTGGGTAATTGTAAACAAGACGCCGGGATACTACCAGTCATTGTGAGAAGCGAAAAAGAACGCATCGTAGAGTGCTCTAGTGAACCGGTGTATGTGGGCCCGCGGCTAGCATTCGCTAATTGCCTTAAAGAGCTGTTAGAAAGGTATAGAAAGGTATCAAAGCACCTAATAGCAACTGATAGGAAGGGTGAATACCCCAGCACAGAGCTCGTGGAAAGCATGCGTGGCTGTGACATTATGCTATTATTTGGTAGCCCTCAACACGACCTCTTCGAGATAGCTAGCCAAGAAGGGTTTGCCCTGCGCCGCTATGTGGACTACGTGTGGAACACCGTGCCACGCCAGAAAGTCGTTACCGTTAGGACGGAAGAAGCTCTCATCATAACCCTAGGCATAGTAAATGCCTTTTTAAGAGGTATTTAA
- a CDS encoding DUF87 domain-containing protein: MKVLSKVVSLLSTIEPSVMLSGVKKVEIEPPDLVIYKSNDVLLARFLVCREVDYSVHEFSEGALKELVESYIALLNSLPQGVHLHLVKEELDTSGLLHRIANEILNVQADLHNVLEESTKVRLNIKLDRLKALYTALLDGKPFTRISLVVSYRVKSRNKDSAKSVADYYESLIVSSFSKHYGLRLSRAARNDIVQILLSTIGLMDKPSISKVEVEVERIAYMQPMNVDEAPSLDRLIILGFEKTSSHPVGVKIEDLYRHVAIIGPTGRGKTTLLSSIIEQIVAENLVNVVVMDFKGDLKKYLPGKVLDSLTPDKAPINILEKPAEMENADWRALVVEALAYASGASREAVLKALLTIESEGKRGFINHYHVSVLLPFIEFLRNRADHSLLISQLGKSTLVDVGGYGTVFQNAYVSMCIGLIRYLLLNKKEKLQMILAIDDAWRILQLKTLTEIVREGRSKELGVIISTQSPGDLPDEIAENTYNVVLFGSRSKEYLEKAEKLIGVKGDLATLLTKLSIGEALYVNALKKEVKVIKTYPPTTLRNTYQASRSSS; the protein is encoded by the coding sequence ATGAAAGTTCTGAGTAAAGTAGTATCTCTACTCAGCACGATTGAGCCTAGTGTAATGCTAAGTGGCGTTAAAAAAGTAGAAATAGAGCCTCCCGACCTCGTCATCTACAAATCTAACGATGTCTTATTAGCGAGATTCCTCGTGTGCAGAGAAGTCGACTACTCGGTACACGAGTTCTCTGAAGGCGCTTTGAAAGAACTCGTAGAATCCTACATAGCACTATTAAATTCCCTACCCCAAGGAGTACACTTACACTTAGTGAAAGAAGAGCTGGATACGAGCGGCCTCCTCCACAGGATCGCTAACGAGATCTTGAACGTCCAAGCGGACCTCCACAATGTCCTAGAGGAGTCCACTAAGGTAAGGCTCAACATAAAACTTGACAGGCTAAAAGCTCTTTACACTGCTCTACTGGATGGTAAGCCGTTTACCAGGATATCGCTCGTGGTGTCTTACCGCGTTAAATCACGAAATAAAGATTCCGCTAAAAGCGTTGCTGATTACTACGAGTCCCTAATAGTGAGTAGCTTTAGCAAACATTATGGGCTCCGGTTGAGTAGAGCCGCGCGAAACGATATCGTGCAGATCCTTTTAAGCACTATTGGTCTCATGGATAAGCCCTCTATCAGCAAGGTCGAAGTGGAAGTGGAAAGAATAGCGTACATGCAACCTATGAACGTGGACGAAGCACCATCACTAGACAGGCTTATCATACTTGGCTTCGAAAAGACGAGCTCCCACCCGGTAGGGGTGAAGATCGAAGACCTGTACAGGCACGTTGCCATTATAGGGCCGACGGGACGGGGCAAGACGACACTACTATCTAGCATCATCGAGCAGATCGTCGCCGAGAACTTAGTTAATGTCGTTGTGATGGACTTCAAAGGGGACTTAAAGAAGTACCTTCCCGGTAAGGTGTTGGACTCGCTGACACCGGATAAGGCTCCAATAAACATCCTCGAGAAGCCCGCCGAGATGGAAAACGCCGATTGGAGGGCGTTAGTGGTGGAGGCCTTGGCGTACGCGAGTGGGGCTTCCAGGGAAGCGGTATTGAAGGCGCTACTGACGATTGAAAGTGAAGGTAAGCGTGGCTTTATCAACCACTACCATGTTTCCGTTTTACTACCTTTCATCGAGTTCTTGAGGAATAGGGCCGATCACAGCCTGCTGATTAGCCAGCTCGGTAAAAGCACTTTAGTAGATGTGGGTGGTTACGGTACTGTTTTTCAAAACGCATACGTGTCTATGTGCATTGGTTTAATCAGGTATTTACTGCTTAACAAAAAGGAGAAATTACAAATGATACTCGCCATAGATGACGCATGGCGTATCTTGCAGTTAAAGACGCTCACGGAAATAGTCAGAGAAGGTAGGAGCAAAGAACTGGGTGTTATAATTTCGACTCAGAGTCCTGGCGACCTCCCCGACGAGATCGCAGAGAACACGTATAACGTGGTGCTATTTGGTTCAAGAAGCAAGGAATACCTTGAAAAGGCCGAAAAGCTTATTGGTGTAAAGGGAGATCTTGCTACCCTGCTGACAAAACTCAGTATTGGGGAAGCGCTCTACGTTAACGCCCTGAAGAAGGAGGTCAAGGTAATAAAGACCTACCCCCCAACAACGCTACGAAATACATACCAAGCAAGTCGTAGCAGTAGCTAG
- the cedA1 gene encoding DNA import protein CedA1, which yields MDLVEFVKGLITITVIVAWFIFLLAWAVGWLIKGLPIPFLRIKKLGGRFIEDAVWAAFWLAMGTTVFAIIAYITSSFQAPMPQPPQMP from the coding sequence ATGGACCTCGTGGAGTTTGTGAAGGGCCTTATTACGATCACCGTCATAGTAGCCTGGTTCATTTTCCTATTAGCATGGGCTGTGGGCTGGCTGATCAAGGGGCTTCCTATACCGTTTCTAAGAATTAAGAAGCTGGGTGGAAGGTTCATTGAAGATGCTGTATGGGCTGCATTCTGGCTTGCAATGGGAACCACCGTTTTCGCAATAATAGCCTACATCACATCATCATTTCAAGCACCTATGCCTCAGCCCCCTCAAATGCCGTGA
- a CDS encoding phosphoadenosine phosphosulfate reductase family protein — protein MRWAWPRTVKIYWDPWNNVPVIKPRQEEIDLLYQLRLGEPGDARPAFRGDLEKLKAAVKYEFGDEKLYFRLIEGKFVLLNKIPHWDVMYEVVSSGNVVGQLYYDPYSSMWRFRLTYQGACIAVQENIIDTIKCKPPIYTGKVLAPRISTSSRQVVVVDEKYDIRGIGEVSSDGVVLVKAFHDRSLPVETSNKPATIHDVLNRNSEGLELMEEKAIRYLKRLQSRFGGASKPVVSYSGGKDSLVALDLAHRAYGDLDMVFNDTGLELPETLKNVKEVAEFYGYKLHIASAGDIFWKAVEVFGPPGKDYRWCCKVAKLVPIAKLTKTLWPGGAFNIVGQRAYESLDRAKSPLIWRNRWIPHMVSTSPVQYWSQLACWLYVFKYKLPYNKLYEEGFNRLGCYLCPSCALAEFEDTKRIYPDLWSTWEAVLERWREKLNMPPEWIRLGLWRWLSPATAKTRVAHRLPGYIINWKEEYSKRLEENSIGLKPVEAVVTGNSLLVKFSRDLFSEKLGDMLIENLISMGFKRVCENPLTFEKNNAVFEIQGNYIKVLPYNEHSFEDLVDVIKIVYRMKGCVFCGSCVLWTGRGLVKLTLKGPIALSTLDDKNARVYIEVCPISDQLVEKVVAPLITNDHKSFKRKTRRKPLL, from the coding sequence ATGAGGTGGGCATGGCCGCGGACAGTTAAGATATACTGGGATCCATGGAATAACGTCCCGGTAATTAAACCTAGACAGGAGGAAATAGATCTCCTATATCAACTTAGACTAGGTGAGCCGGGAGATGCCCGTCCCGCATTTCGTGGTGACTTAGAAAAGTTAAAGGCAGCGGTAAAATACGAGTTCGGGGACGAGAAACTGTACTTTAGGCTTATTGAAGGGAAATTTGTGCTGTTGAATAAGATACCCCACTGGGACGTAATGTATGAAGTTGTGAGTTCGGGCAATGTGGTGGGCCAGCTATACTACGATCCTTACTCATCCATGTGGAGGTTTAGGCTAACTTATCAAGGAGCGTGCATAGCTGTTCAAGAAAACATCATAGATACAATTAAATGTAAGCCCCCCATCTATACGGGTAAGGTACTGGCACCTCGAATAAGTACGAGTAGTAGGCAGGTCGTGGTAGTTGATGAGAAGTATGATATACGGGGAATCGGAGAAGTAAGTAGTGATGGAGTTGTACTTGTGAAGGCGTTTCACGACCGGTCCTTACCCGTCGAAACAAGCAATAAGCCCGCTACTATACATGATGTACTTAACCGCAATAGTGAAGGGCTAGAGCTTATGGAGGAAAAGGCAATAAGGTATTTAAAGAGGCTTCAGAGCAGATTTGGTGGGGCATCGAAACCCGTAGTCTCATATTCAGGCGGTAAAGACAGCCTGGTAGCACTAGACCTAGCACACAGGGCTTACGGCGACCTTGACATGGTTTTCAATGATACGGGGTTGGAGTTACCGGAGACTTTGAAAAACGTAAAGGAAGTGGCTGAATTTTACGGCTACAAATTACACATTGCATCAGCGGGCGATATATTCTGGAAGGCAGTTGAAGTTTTCGGGCCTCCGGGCAAGGACTATCGTTGGTGTTGTAAAGTAGCTAAGCTTGTACCCATAGCTAAGCTGACTAAAACCCTGTGGCCTGGTGGCGCGTTCAATATCGTGGGGCAACGTGCCTACGAGTCCTTGGATAGAGCGAAGAGCCCCCTGATTTGGCGCAATAGGTGGATACCCCACATGGTGAGTACCTCACCGGTTCAGTACTGGAGCCAGCTTGCGTGCTGGCTATACGTGTTCAAGTACAAGTTACCCTATAACAAGCTTTACGAGGAGGGTTTTAATAGGCTTGGATGCTACCTTTGCCCCTCGTGCGCTCTGGCCGAGTTCGAAGACACCAAGAGGATTTACCCAGACCTGTGGAGTACTTGGGAAGCCGTGCTCGAAAGGTGGAGGGAGAAACTAAACATGCCGCCAGAATGGATTAGACTGGGTCTTTGGAGATGGCTTAGCCCGGCAACGGCTAAGACGAGGGTGGCCCATCGCCTGCCCGGCTACATCATTAACTGGAAAGAGGAGTATTCGAAGAGGCTAGAAGAAAACAGCATAGGGTTAAAGCCCGTGGAAGCCGTTGTTACTGGCAATTCACTGCTGGTTAAATTTAGCCGTGACCTCTTCTCGGAGAAGTTAGGTGACATGCTCATCGAGAACTTAATTAGCATGGGCTTTAAACGAGTGTGCGAAAATCCACTTACATTCGAGAAAAATAACGCCGTGTTCGAGATCCAGGGCAACTACATTAAGGTATTGCCCTACAACGAGCACTCCTTTGAAGATCTCGTAGATGTGATTAAAATTGTGTATAGAATGAAGGGTTGCGTGTTCTGTGGTAGTTGCGTATTATGGACTGGAAGGGGGTTAGTAAAGTTAACTTTGAAAGGCCCTATAGCACTTAGTACACTCGATGATAAAAACGCAAGAGTCTACATAGAGGTCTGTCCTATAAGTGACCAACTAGTGGAGAAGGTCGTTGCCCCCTTGATCACTAACGATCACAAGTCGTTTAAAAGAAAGACACGTAGAAAACCACTTCTTTAA